The Pirellulales bacterium sequence ATCGGCGTGCAGCGTTTTGGTTTTGGCCACTTCGCACAGGCGTTCGTAAAGCGACGAGGTGCGATTGTCGGCGTAGTTTTCGATTTGGCCGACGGCCTGGGCGATTTCGCCGAGATACTTGAGGAACGTGTTGCGCCGCTCGCCCGCCTCGCGCACCCGCAGGCGGCGCCGCATGTACATGCCGAGCTTGCGGCCGATGGCCTGTAGCGCCAGCCGCAATTCGCGCTGAATCTCTGGATAGCCGGCGATGGCCTCCTTCGACTCGCTGGTGAACGGCACCCACACGCTGGCCATGTGCACCATGATGGTCACCGGGCCGCTGGGCAATGAGTTGCGCGATTGGGTTAGCCCGTAGGAGCGCCAGCCGGTGCCGATGACGGTTTGGGTGATGGCGCAGGCGGCTTGTTGAAATTGCAGCGGCACGCGGTTGGCGTAGCGCAGCACGCTCATGGTCTGCCCTTCGTCGAGATTGACGTTGCGCAGCGCCTCGTGCAGTTTGGCGATCTCTTTGGGTTTGAGTTTGGCAGGCGTTTGGCGGGCGCCGAACTCGGCCTCTTTGAGAATCTTGTTCGCCCCTTCGCTGCCGACCCCTTGAAAGGTGCTGGTCAAAAACTGGCGCAGCGTGCGGGCGTCGCTCTCGTTGAGGAACTCGGTGAGTTGCTCGAGCGTGATCTTGGTGGCGTTGTTGGCGCCGCCGTAGGCGAGCGCGGCCTCGATCACGAACGGGTTGCCGCGATAGACGGCCGGCGGCCGAGTGACGGCGACGTAGAAGTCTCCCGGCACCACCTGATGCAGTCCCTTGAGCAAGCGCTGCTCGCCGATCGGCACCACGCAATCGGTGGACGGCGGCGGGATTTTGGTCTCTTGCAGCGACTTGTAGAGTGCTTCTCCCTCGTGGCGGCCCACGCGATGGACGTTTGCCCGGGTGCTGAGCTTGGCGGCTTCGCAGACGCGCTTGGCGGTGCTGGTGCTGACGCGCGAAAACGAGGTGTTGAGAAACTGCGACACCGACATCGGCTTGGCGTCTTTGAGCATGGTGACCAGTTGGCCCAGCTCGATGCCGTAGGGATGCGGCAAAATCTCCTTGGCCTCGGGGGGCAGTTCTTCGGTCGAACGCGAGTAATCGCTGGAGTTGTTTTCGGGATCGACATAGTGCAGTTGCACGTGCGGATTGGCGATGCAGGTCTGCTCCAGATATTCATCGACGCTGCCGCGGCCGCGCTGGTAACGGGCCTCCAGCTCGATGGTCACGCGCGTGCCGTGATCGACCTCGATCCACTCGATGCCGTGCTTTTCCATGGTCGCCTGGCCGGCGTCGCCCGGCGGCACATCGACCCCTTCGCCCTTGCCGTTCAAGATCTCGGGGCGGTTGACCTTGGTGTCGATGGCGATCTCGTAGTAGTGCGCGGGTTTCTTCTTGGACACGCGCGACATGATCTTGACCGGCTTGCCGGTGGTGAGCAGGCCGTACATGCCGGCGGCGCTGATGCCGATGCCTTGCTGGCCGCGGCTCATGCGCAGGCGATGGAACTTCGACCCGTAGAGCAGTTTGCCAAAGACGTTGGGGATTTGCTGCTTGAGGATGCCGGGGCCGTTGTCTTGCACGCCGACGCGAAAGCGGTTTTCGCCGGTTTGCTGAATGTGGACCCAGACCTCGGGCAAAATGCCGGCCTCTTCGCAGGCGTCGAGCGCGTTGTCGACTGCTTCCTTGACGGTGGTGAGCAGCGCCTTGCGGGGGTTGTCGAAGCCGAGCAGGTGGCGGTTTTTGGCGAAGAACTCGCTGACGGAGATATCGCGCTGCTTGGTGGCCATGCTCTCGGCGGTGGCGCGGCGCTTGGCGCCGCGAGGCGCCAGCGCGGCGGCGTCGCCATTGGTGGCGTGGCCATTGCTGTGCGCAGCGGGCGACTCGACGATTTCGGCATCGGCGGCTTCGTCGATCGTGGCGACAGCGGTCTTGGCAGCAGCGGATTTGCGGCGCGAGCTTTTCGGGGGATTGGACTTGGCCAAAGATTCGGCTCCCAAACGTCTGGCGGAGATGAACCAGCGCTCGACAAGTTTCCGTCATCGAGCCAGGGCGGGGTAGACCGGCGACGGCAGACCGGAAAAGTTTGCCCAATCGGTCGAGCCGCATGTCCGGCGTCCGTGCCGCGGTTCGCCTGGCAAAGCGGCCGTTGGCGACCGGTTCGCGCGGTGATTCGCGTCGTAGGGATTGTAGGGTTTTTGTGGCCGCGATAGTACCCCTGATCGGACGCTAATCTTGACGCAGCAAGCACTTTCGCGCGAGCCGCCAAACAAAGATTCAAACCTTTCACCGCTAGAAGCCGAACTTGAAAAGGCGGGGCGCGAGCCAAGCCTGGACTCGCTCGAAAAGACTCCGCCGCCGGTGGCCTGACCGGCCCCAGACCCACCCCTTGCTGGGAGCGACCCCGCCGCCTGAAGGGGCGCCGCTCTAGCGACACACCGCATCAGGAGCCTGTCATGCAACGCGCCTGGAAGAGATTGCTGCGCGCGCTGATCGCGCCGGCCATCGCCATTGCCGCGCTGACCGCGGCCGACGAGGCCCGCGCGCAAGGAATTCAACCGCCGCACTCGCAACCGTATTTGTTCTTCAACTACTACCAGGCCCCGAACCCCATGGGTGGCGTCGGCGCCGCGATGTACCCCGCGCCCAACACCACCATTCCGCCG is a genomic window containing:
- a CDS encoding DNA topoisomerase VI subunit B, which codes for MATKQRDISVSEFFAKNRHLLGFDNPRKALLTTVKEAVDNALDACEEAGILPEVWVHIQQTGENRFRVGVQDNGPGILKQQIPNVFGKLLYGSKFHRLRMSRGQQGIGISAAGMYGLLTTGKPVKIMSRVSKKKPAHYYEIAIDTKVNRPEILNGKGEGVDVPPGDAGQATMEKHGIEWIEVDHGTRVTIELEARYQRGRGSVDEYLEQTCIANPHVQLHYVDPENNSSDYSRSTEELPPEAKEILPHPYGIELGQLVTMLKDAKPMSVSQFLNTSFSRVSTSTAKRVCEAAKLSTRANVHRVGRHEGEALYKSLQETKIPPPSTDCVVPIGEQRLLKGLHQVVPGDFYVAVTRPPAVYRGNPFVIEAALAYGGANNATKITLEQLTEFLNESDARTLRQFLTSTFQGVGSEGANKILKEAEFGARQTPAKLKPKEIAKLHEALRNVNLDEGQTMSVLRYANRVPLQFQQAACAITQTVIGTGWRSYGLTQSRNSLPSGPVTIMVHMASVWVPFTSESKEAIAGYPEIQRELRLALQAIGRKLGMYMRRRLRVREAGERRNTFLKYLGEIAQAVGQIENYADNRTSSLYERLCEVAKTKTLHADMKVDRKGNFVAEDSDDEQDFGDNVLIIDRTPAPAETAADADPSEASKSRDAKKPRAAKK